One region of Vescimonas fastidiosa genomic DNA includes:
- a CDS encoding LPXTG cell wall anchor domain-containing protein: protein MTFKWVIDKEATATTRGSKHEECTVCGYKKAAAEIPATGSAAKPTDQTDNFGNTTSPKTGDSSNLVLWIALLFISGGAVIGTTVVSRKKKYNR from the coding sequence GTGACCTTCAAGTGGGTCATCGATAAGGAAGCCACCGCAACCACGAGAGGCTCCAAACACGAGGAATGCACCGTCTGTGGCTATAAGAAGGCCGCCGCTGAAATTCCCGCAACGGGTTCTGCGGCGAAGCCGACTGATCAGACCGACAATTTTGGAAATACTACCTCGCCCAAAACCGGTGACAGCAGCAATCTCGTTTTATGGATCGCACTTCTGTTCATCAGCGGCGGCGCTGTTATCGGCACAACGGTTGTAAGCCGAAAGAAAAAGTACAACAGATAA
- a CDS encoding low molecular weight protein-tyrosine-phosphatase, with product MKKILFVCHGNICRSPMAEFVMKDLVQKAGLTDQFHIASAATSREEIGNPVYPPARRKLAEHGISCAGHAARQLTRQDYADYDFLVGMDSANLRDMHCICGGDPDGKISLLLDHTARPGNVADPWYTGDFQATWLDVMAGCQGLLAEFAGDFPKRSV from the coding sequence ATGAAGAAAATTCTATTTGTCTGCCATGGCAATATTTGCCGCAGTCCCATGGCCGAGTTTGTTATGAAGGACCTGGTGCAAAAGGCCGGACTGACCGACCAATTCCATATCGCCTCCGCCGCCACCAGCCGCGAGGAGATCGGCAATCCCGTCTATCCACCGGCCCGACGCAAGCTGGCCGAGCACGGCATCTCCTGTGCGGGCCACGCCGCCCGTCAACTCACCAGACAGGATTATGCCGACTACGACTTCCTGGTAGGCATGGACAGCGCCAATCTTCGGGATATGCACTGTATATGCGGCGGCGACCCGGATGGGAAAATCTCCCTGCTCCTGGACCACACCGCCCGACCCGGCAATGTGGCAGACCCCTGGTACACCGGCGACTTCCAGGCAACATGGCTGGATGTGATGGCGGGCTGCCAAGGCCTGCTGGCCGAGTTCGCTGGCGACTTCCCAAAGCGGAGCGTATAA